The following are from one region of the Amycolatopsis sp. QT-25 genome:
- a CDS encoding cobalamin-dependent protein (Presence of a B(12) (cobalamin)-binding domain implies dependence on cobalamin itself, in one of its several forms, or in some unusual lineages, dependence on a cobalamin-like analog.) has protein sequence MTAEYFERLWQAVTAGDEYAAGEAVVQALGAGLDAETVLLDVVGAVQRKVGHEWAANRLTVAQEHAATAINDRVLAGFGYVLPRPKEHRGRITVACVDGEWHAMPARLLAEVLKVRGFRVDYLGAQVPAPHLVAHLHRTGPDAVALSASLATRLPAAHATITACQAAATPVIAGGAAFGSDGRYARLLGADAWAPEARAAADLLASPLPRPRAGHQPFDDLPHLADQEYTLVSRTSGALVKAILAGLEDRVPAMREYTSRQRQHTAEDLAHIVEYLTVSLYVGDEELFTAFLSWTAEILSARQVPAVSLLSALDLLRAELHDFPRSRAMIDAARTRLSDALTP, from the coding sequence GTGACGGCCGAGTACTTCGAACGACTGTGGCAGGCGGTGACCGCCGGCGACGAGTACGCGGCCGGGGAGGCCGTGGTCCAGGCACTCGGCGCGGGGCTCGACGCGGAGACCGTGCTGCTGGACGTGGTCGGCGCCGTCCAGCGCAAGGTCGGCCACGAGTGGGCGGCGAACCGGCTCACCGTGGCGCAGGAACACGCGGCGACCGCGATCAACGACCGGGTGCTCGCCGGCTTCGGCTACGTGCTCCCCAGGCCGAAGGAGCACCGGGGCCGCATCACGGTGGCGTGCGTCGACGGCGAATGGCACGCCATGCCCGCGCGGCTGCTCGCCGAAGTGCTGAAGGTCCGCGGCTTCCGGGTCGACTATCTCGGCGCCCAGGTGCCCGCGCCGCATCTGGTCGCGCACCTGCACCGCACCGGGCCCGACGCGGTGGCGCTGTCGGCTTCGCTGGCCACCCGCCTGCCCGCCGCGCACGCGACGATCACCGCCTGTCAGGCCGCCGCGACCCCGGTCATCGCGGGCGGGGCGGCGTTCGGCTCCGACGGCAGGTACGCGCGGCTGCTCGGCGCGGACGCCTGGGCGCCGGAAGCGCGGGCGGCGGCCGATCTGCTGGCCTCTCCCCTGCCCCGGCCCCGTGCCGGGCATCAGCCCTTCGACGACCTGCCGCATCTGGCCGATCAGGAGTACACCCTCGTGTCCCGCACCTCGGGCGCGTTGGTGAAGGCGATCCTGGCCGGTCTCGAGGACCGTGTCCCGGCGATGCGCGAGTACACGAGCCGCCAGCGGCAGCACACCGCGGAGGACCTCGCCCACATCGTCGAATACCTGACGGTCTCGCTGTACGTGGGGGACGAGGAACTGTTCACCGCGTTCCTCTCCTGGACCGCGGAGATCCTGTCGGCCCGCCAGGTTCCGGCCGTTTCCCTGTTGTCCGCGCTGGACCTCCTGCGCGCCGAACTGCACGACTTCCCGCGTTCGCGGGCGATGATCGACGCCGCGCGCACACGGTTGAGCGACGCCCTCACCCCGTGA
- a CDS encoding glutaredoxin domain-containing protein, with protein MSDLTVYGAGWCPDVERSRALLDAKGIEYDYIDVEANTTAEKTVRALQNGERRIPTIVWPDGTHLVEPSDHELTTHLNR; from the coding sequence ATGAGCGACCTCACCGTCTACGGCGCCGGCTGGTGCCCCGACGTCGAACGCAGCCGTGCCCTGCTGGACGCGAAAGGCATCGAGTACGACTACATCGACGTCGAAGCGAACACCACCGCCGAGAAAACCGTACGAGCGCTGCAAAACGGTGAACGCCGGATCCCGACCATCGTCTGGCCGGACGGCACCCACCTGGTCGAACCGAGCGACCACGAACTCACCACGCACCTGAACCGATGA
- a CDS encoding epoxide hydrolase family protein, whose product MKPFRVEIPQADLDDLNRRISTTRWPEDLPGEGWSRGVPTAYLKELSEYWRTSYDWRAAEARLNRFPQYITEIDGANVHFLHVRSPEPDATPLLITHGWPGSVAEFLDVIEPLTDPRANGGDPADAFHLVIPSIPGYGFSGSTPGAGWSLLRIAGAWVELMRRLGYERYVTQGGDFGVPISLMTGMLDAEHVAGVHVNMLPTTPSGEPGELDGLSEQDQARLAQSQRFYDDLSGTMKLHSTRPNTVSYALTDSPVGQLAYIAEKFKDWTDSAEAPEDAVDKDLLLTIVTIYWLTATAGSSAQTYYESVEQLPINAQIGRFPPLPVPLGVAVFPHAAFVAIRRFAERDFPSIIHWTEYDRGGHYPAMEEPDLFLDDVRMFARALKKG is encoded by the coding sequence ATGAAGCCTTTCCGCGTCGAAATCCCCCAGGCGGACCTGGACGACCTGAACCGCCGGATCAGCACCACACGCTGGCCTGAGGACCTGCCAGGTGAAGGCTGGAGCAGGGGTGTGCCGACGGCCTACCTCAAGGAACTGTCCGAGTACTGGCGCACCTCGTACGACTGGCGTGCGGCGGAGGCCCGGCTGAACCGATTCCCGCAGTACATCACCGAGATCGACGGAGCGAACGTGCACTTCCTGCACGTCCGCTCACCCGAGCCCGACGCGACACCGCTGCTCATCACCCACGGCTGGCCCGGCTCCGTCGCCGAGTTCCTCGACGTCATCGAGCCGCTGACCGATCCGCGAGCCAACGGCGGCGACCCCGCCGACGCCTTTCACCTGGTCATTCCGTCCATTCCCGGCTACGGCTTCTCGGGCTCGACCCCGGGCGCGGGCTGGAGTCTGCTCCGGATCGCCGGCGCGTGGGTCGAACTGATGCGGCGGCTCGGATACGAGCGGTACGTCACGCAGGGCGGCGACTTCGGCGTCCCGATCTCACTGATGACCGGTATGCTGGACGCCGAGCACGTCGCCGGGGTCCACGTCAACATGCTCCCCACCACCCCCAGCGGGGAGCCGGGGGAACTCGACGGTCTGAGCGAGCAGGACCAGGCCCGCTTGGCGCAGTCGCAACGCTTCTACGACGACCTGTCGGGAACGATGAAGCTGCATTCGACACGGCCGAACACCGTCTCCTACGCCCTCACCGACTCGCCGGTCGGGCAACTCGCCTACATCGCCGAGAAGTTCAAGGACTGGACCGATTCGGCCGAAGCGCCCGAGGACGCGGTCGACAAGGACCTGTTACTGACCATCGTCACGATCTACTGGCTGACGGCGACCGCGGGCTCGTCGGCACAGACGTACTACGAAAGCGTCGAGCAGCTCCCGATCAACGCGCAGATCGGCAGGTTCCCGCCACTGCCTGTCCCGCTCGGCGTCGCGGTGTTCCCCCACGCCGCCTTCGTGGCCATCCGCCGCTTCGCCGAACGCGACTTCCCGTCGATCATCCACTGGACCGAATACGACCGCGGCGGGCACTATCCCGCGATGGAGGAGCCGGACCTGTTCCTGGACGACGTCCGCATGTTCGCCCGAGCCCTGAAGAAGGGTTGA
- a CDS encoding cyclase family protein, which produces MTRQHTRLEDFRVVGERLRNWGRWGPEDERGTINFITPERLVAAGRLIRRGVIFDLGIPFDKSGPQDGAFRSNPQHLMTETGAGQDFPGGLRFADDYVLMPLQCASQWDALAHVHYDGLLYNGFPADSITTKGAEHCSIEKQAKGIAGRGVLLDIAALKGVDWLEAGTVIEPEDLDEACEKQGGVEVGTGDILLIRTGWRRKFLSEGDAAAFMAGEPGLGQACCAWLHEREVAAVGSDNWAIEVLPGESPDAFLAVHLILIRDMGMSLGEILDFEELAEDCHRDGVWDFFFAAPPLKITHAIGSPINPIAIK; this is translated from the coding sequence ATGACTCGACAGCACACCCGACTCGAAGACTTCCGGGTCGTCGGCGAGCGGCTCCGCAACTGGGGGCGCTGGGGCCCCGAAGACGAACGCGGCACCATCAACTTCATCACCCCGGAGCGGCTGGTGGCCGCCGGACGCCTCATCCGCCGAGGAGTGATCTTCGACCTCGGTATCCCGTTCGACAAGAGCGGCCCGCAGGACGGTGCCTTCCGGAGCAACCCCCAGCACCTGATGACGGAGACCGGCGCCGGACAGGACTTCCCCGGTGGCTTAAGATTCGCGGACGACTACGTCCTCATGCCGCTGCAGTGCGCCTCACAGTGGGACGCCTTGGCCCACGTTCACTACGACGGCCTGCTGTACAACGGCTTTCCCGCCGACAGCATCACCACGAAGGGCGCCGAGCACTGCTCCATCGAGAAGCAGGCCAAAGGAATCGCCGGACGCGGCGTGCTTCTCGACATCGCCGCGCTCAAAGGCGTCGACTGGCTGGAAGCGGGCACCGTCATCGAGCCGGAAGACCTCGATGAGGCGTGCGAGAAACAGGGCGGCGTCGAAGTCGGCACGGGCGACATCCTTCTGATCCGTACCGGGTGGCGCCGGAAATTCCTCAGCGAGGGCGATGCGGCGGCGTTCATGGCAGGCGAACCCGGTCTCGGGCAGGCATGCTGCGCCTGGCTGCACGAACGTGAGGTGGCGGCCGTCGGTTCGGACAACTGGGCGATAGAGGTGCTGCCGGGCGAGTCACCGGACGCGTTCCTCGCCGTGCACCTGATCCTGATCCGCGACATGGGTATGTCCCTCGGGGAAATCCTCGACTTCGAAGAACTCGCCGAAGACTGTCACCGCGACGGCGTCTGGGATTTCTTCTTCGCGGCTCCGCCGCTCAAGATCACGCACGCCATCGGGTCGCCGATCAACCCGATCGCCATCAAATAG
- a CDS encoding YciI family protein: MLLICVGDEVEVPPGTPNIEQWLEKVGSRRLHGSEMRPISDATTVRTRGGDVLLSSGPFAETAEHIAGYDLIECADLDEATEIAAAHPVAHFGSVEVRPLHE, translated from the coding sequence ATGCTCCTTATCTGTGTCGGTGACGAGGTCGAGGTGCCCCCGGGCACGCCGAACATCGAGCAGTGGCTGGAGAAGGTGGGCAGCCGTCGTCTGCACGGGTCGGAGATGCGGCCGATCAGCGACGCGACGACCGTCCGGACACGCGGTGGCGACGTCCTGCTGTCCAGCGGGCCGTTCGCCGAGACCGCCGAGCACATCGCCGGCTACGACCTGATCGAGTGCGCCGACCTGGACGAAGCGACCGAGATCGCGGCCGCGCACCCCGTCGCACACTTCGGGTCGGTCGAAGTACGGCCGCTTCACGAGTGA
- a CDS encoding RNA polymerase sigma factor, with amino-acid sequence MSFEAEIAAVFRTERGPIVATLIRLTGDWDLAEECVQDAFARALERWPREGVPRRPGAWLTTAARNNAFDRLRRRANEATVVREAAIRSLTDEPMDFDDSGIRDDQLRLIFTCCHPALPPEARVALTLRVIVGLTTAEIASAFMVSEATMTKRLVRAKQKIRNAGIPYRVPPAHLLPERTGAVLAVLYLLFSEGYAASAGAELIRQQLCADAIHLATTLTQLMPDEPEALGLLALMLLHDARREGRVDDSGELVPLEQQDRTRWDTGKIDHGVGLLETALRRGNPGPYQIQAAIAACHATAAETSAIDWAQIAQLYGQLVSMNRSAVVELNRAVAVAMADGPAEGLALVDALTDAGELDGYHLLPATRADLLRRMDRRGEAAVAYHQALVLAPTDTERRYLAKRLSEVTL; translated from the coding sequence GTGAGTTTCGAAGCTGAGATCGCCGCTGTCTTCCGCACGGAGCGGGGTCCCATCGTGGCGACCTTGATCCGGCTGACCGGTGACTGGGATCTGGCCGAGGAGTGTGTGCAGGACGCCTTCGCGCGAGCGCTCGAGCGCTGGCCGCGCGAAGGCGTCCCGCGCCGGCCGGGGGCCTGGCTCACCACGGCCGCGCGGAACAACGCGTTCGATCGGTTGCGGCGCAGGGCCAATGAAGCCACGGTGGTGCGAGAGGCGGCGATTCGTTCCTTGACCGACGAACCGATGGATTTCGACGACAGCGGTATCCGGGACGATCAGCTACGGCTGATCTTCACCTGTTGCCATCCGGCGTTGCCGCCGGAGGCCAGGGTCGCGCTCACTCTTCGTGTCATCGTCGGCCTCACCACCGCCGAGATCGCGAGCGCGTTCATGGTGAGCGAAGCGACGATGACCAAACGGCTCGTGCGCGCCAAGCAGAAGATCCGCAACGCGGGCATTCCCTACCGGGTCCCGCCCGCTCACCTGTTGCCGGAACGCACCGGCGCGGTACTCGCCGTGCTGTACCTGCTCTTCAGCGAAGGCTATGCCGCGTCGGCGGGTGCGGAACTGATCCGGCAGCAACTCTGCGCCGACGCGATCCACCTGGCCACGACCCTCACCCAGCTGATGCCCGACGAACCGGAGGCGCTCGGCCTGCTCGCGCTCATGCTGCTGCACGACGCGCGGCGAGAAGGCCGTGTGGACGACTCCGGTGAGCTGGTGCCGTTGGAACAGCAGGACCGCACTCGCTGGGACACCGGGAAGATCGACCACGGCGTCGGACTCCTCGAGACCGCCCTGCGCAGAGGAAATCCCGGGCCCTACCAGATCCAGGCGGCGATCGCGGCCTGCCATGCCACGGCCGCGGAGACCTCGGCCATCGACTGGGCGCAGATCGCGCAGCTCTACGGTCAGCTGGTGAGCATGAACCGTTCGGCGGTGGTCGAGCTGAACCGTGCCGTGGCGGTGGCCATGGCCGACGGTCCGGCCGAAGGGCTCGCGCTGGTGGACGCGCTGACGGACGCGGGCGAGCTGGACGGCTACCACCTCCTGCCCGCCACCCGCGCCGATCTGCTCCGGCGGATGGACCGGCGAGGCGAGGCCGCGGTCGCCTACCACCAGGCACTCGTGCTGGCGCCGACGGACACCGAACGGCGCTACCTCGCCAAACGGCTCAGCGAGGTCACGCTCTGA
- a CDS encoding glycosyltransferase 87 family protein, which yields MCTIAPPVPPCDVPCPGTPFVDARTTTLLTFPAPEAAPVKTSERRRGECVVTRATPFVDGGLVMPEPEVTTHDLEKDREQPRNRLFTVGAVVAMSVALTVLLATVIKPLRPWWMNDFAVYHAAGEAVLNGLSMYDVKAHAGIVADSQFAYPTFAALLIVPFSLFDRAVAEVLWNFTTAVLLGAILWMSFGMAGVMNRKARMTLVVTAMLPCYFLLDPVLVNFDLGQINMVVVALVLTDFSRSLPDRWRGFAIGVAAGIKLTPLIFVIYLVCIGRGRDALRAVAGMLLTIAIAFAVLPGDSRRYWFGGLFASSERLVSDFPALVNHSLSGLFSRLSGTSAVPGWAPFVTVPVGLLGLAAAVWAARRGQAMVGMLVVGFTALLVSPVTWPHHAIWLVPALAWLTFAAWRTGTLLPRAIAVAVVAHSALALYDPVQRMEGDVALQTTPSGNLVASLGGLLGMIVLGLVTLPVWLRRLERPQPSFDGRGFLSSSRTIGSP from the coding sequence GTGTGCACCATCGCGCCGCCGGTGCCACCTTGTGATGTGCCCTGTCCGGGAACGCCATTTGTTGACGCGAGAACAACGACCTTGTTAACGTTTCCGGCACCTGAGGCCGCTCCCGTGAAGACCTCAGAGCGTCGCCGCGGCGAGTGCGTCGTGACTCGCGCGACGCCTTTCGTGGATGGGGGTTTGGTCATGCCGGAGCCCGAGGTCACCACACACGATCTCGAGAAGGATCGCGAGCAGCCACGGAATCGCCTATTCACCGTGGGTGCCGTAGTGGCCATGTCGGTGGCATTGACCGTGCTGCTGGCGACGGTGATCAAACCGCTGAGACCCTGGTGGATGAACGACTTCGCGGTCTACCACGCCGCCGGGGAAGCGGTGCTGAACGGTCTCTCGATGTACGACGTCAAAGCACATGCCGGCATCGTCGCGGACTCGCAGTTCGCCTATCCGACGTTCGCGGCACTGCTCATCGTGCCGTTCTCCCTGTTCGATCGCGCCGTCGCCGAGGTGCTCTGGAATTTCACGACCGCGGTACTGCTGGGCGCCATACTGTGGATGTCCTTCGGCATGGCAGGCGTGATGAACCGGAAAGCACGCATGACGCTGGTAGTGACGGCGATGTTGCCGTGTTATTTTCTGCTCGACCCGGTACTGGTGAATTTCGATCTCGGGCAGATCAACATGGTGGTGGTGGCGCTGGTCCTCACCGACTTCTCGCGGTCACTGCCCGACCGATGGCGCGGCTTCGCGATCGGAGTAGCGGCCGGAATCAAGCTGACGCCGTTGATTTTCGTGATTTACCTGGTCTGCATCGGCCGGGGGCGGGATGCGCTGCGAGCCGTGGCGGGGATGCTGCTCACGATCGCCATCGCGTTCGCGGTGCTGCCCGGGGATTCCCGGCGATATTGGTTCGGTGGATTGTTCGCCAGTTCCGAGCGTCTGGTCTCCGACTTCCCGGCATTGGTGAATCATTCGCTGTCCGGGTTGTTCTCCCGGCTGTCCGGGACTTCGGCCGTACCGGGCTGGGCACCGTTCGTCACGGTGCCTGTCGGCCTGCTGGGTCTGGCGGCCGCGGTCTGGGCGGCCCGGCGAGGACAGGCCATGGTGGGCATGCTGGTGGTGGGGTTCACGGCCTTGCTGGTTTCGCCGGTGACTTGGCCGCACCACGCCATCTGGCTGGTGCCGGCGTTGGCGTGGCTGACTTTCGCCGCCTGGCGCACCGGGACCCTCCTGCCGAGGGCGATCGCGGTCGCCGTGGTGGCACATTCGGCGCTCGCGTTGTACGACCCGGTGCAGCGAATGGAGGGAGACGTGGCCTTGCAGACCACCCCGTCCGGAAACTTGGTCGCGTCCCTCGGCGGTTTGCTGGGGATGATCGTTCTGGGGTTGGTGACCCTGCCGGTGTGGCTGCGGCGGCTGGAGCGGCCGCAGCCCTCCTTCGACGGTCGAGGGTTCCTGTCTTCGAGCAGGACGATCGGGTCGCCGTGA
- a CDS encoding phytanoyl-CoA dioxygenase family protein, which translates to MTHVDTGFTGAPPEPLDAAMIERYRRDGFLLLPPEYLTQTVFDTITAAVPRLLAEDSPRRILERDELTVRSVYGVHQTDSVMAELPRLPALLGAARQILDDDVYVHQSKINLKAPFAGDQWEWHQDYIYWLQSDGLRKPDLVNVAIFLDEVTEFNGPLTFVKASHRSGLLTRIGADGMPLGYEDAPAWVATLTADEKFQVGTAVVEEMARANGLVSPKGPAGSMLFFDPNILHASAPNISPFRRAMLMYVFNGVRNVPRGVSEPRPSFLAEPDTTPLQPLFSVSDSK; encoded by the coding sequence ATGACTCACGTCGACACCGGGTTCACAGGTGCTCCGCCCGAGCCGCTGGACGCCGCGATGATCGAGCGATATCGCCGCGACGGCTTTCTGCTGCTCCCGCCGGAATACCTGACACAGACCGTTTTCGACACGATCACCGCCGCGGTGCCACGACTGCTGGCGGAGGACAGCCCCCGGCGGATCCTGGAGCGCGACGAGCTCACCGTGCGCTCCGTCTACGGGGTGCACCAGACCGATTCGGTCATGGCCGAGCTGCCGAGGCTGCCCGCGCTGCTCGGCGCCGCCCGGCAGATCCTGGACGACGACGTGTACGTCCACCAGTCGAAGATCAACCTGAAGGCGCCCTTCGCCGGTGACCAGTGGGAATGGCATCAGGACTACATCTACTGGTTGCAGAGCGACGGGTTGCGCAAGCCGGATCTGGTCAACGTCGCGATTTTCCTCGACGAGGTGACCGAGTTCAACGGGCCGCTCACCTTCGTGAAGGCCTCGCACCGGAGCGGTCTGCTCACCAGGATCGGGGCCGACGGCATGCCGCTCGGCTATGAGGACGCGCCTGCCTGGGTGGCCACGTTGACAGCCGACGAGAAGTTCCAGGTGGGCACCGCGGTCGTCGAGGAGATGGCCCGTGCCAACGGGCTCGTCAGCCCGAAGGGACCGGCCGGCTCGATGCTGTTCTTCGACCCGAACATCCTGCACGCGTCGGCTCCCAACATCTCGCCGTTCCGGCGGGCCATGTTGATGTACGTGTTCAACGGTGTCCGCAATGTCCCTCGTGGCGTGTCGGAGCCGAGGCCGTCCTTCCTGGCCGAACCGGACACGACCCCGCTTCAGCCGCTGTTCTCCGTCTCCGACTCGAAATAG
- a CDS encoding TIGR03084 family metal-binding protein, which produces MNGSPDVFDALRAEGDAVDGMVAGLDAEQWRSPTPAPGWTVAHQIAHLTATFRMAGLAASAPDRFVAVMSELDDDFTKNVANALAEYLAEPVDVLLDRWRLERESAAKALEAVPVGTLVPWLVNPLPAPVLASAGIMELFAHGQDIADALGVDREHDDLLLGHLTAFGARTWTFGYLSRGLPVPDTEFRFELTGVSGTTWVYGPENAPQRISGQARDFCLLVTRRRHRDDLVLTASGDEAEHWLDIAQAYRGPAGEGREPGQHGPGRRPNRKA; this is translated from the coding sequence GTGAACGGATCCCCTGACGTGTTCGACGCGTTGCGAGCCGAAGGCGACGCGGTGGACGGGATGGTCGCCGGGCTCGACGCGGAGCAGTGGCGGTCACCCACTCCCGCTCCCGGCTGGACGGTCGCGCACCAGATCGCCCATCTGACGGCGACCTTCCGGATGGCGGGCCTCGCGGCGTCGGCCCCCGACAGGTTCGTGGCGGTCATGTCCGAACTCGACGACGACTTCACGAAGAACGTGGCCAACGCACTCGCCGAGTACCTGGCGGAACCAGTGGACGTGCTGCTCGACCGCTGGCGGCTCGAACGCGAAAGCGCGGCGAAGGCACTCGAGGCGGTTCCGGTCGGCACACTCGTCCCGTGGCTGGTGAACCCGTTGCCCGCCCCGGTGCTGGCGAGCGCCGGGATCATGGAGTTGTTCGCCCACGGGCAGGACATCGCCGACGCGCTCGGCGTCGACCGTGAACACGATGATCTGCTGCTCGGTCACCTGACCGCGTTCGGCGCGCGGACCTGGACCTTCGGCTACCTCTCCCGCGGTTTGCCGGTACCGGACACCGAGTTCAGGTTCGAGCTGACCGGTGTGTCCGGGACGACCTGGGTGTACGGGCCGGAGAACGCGCCGCAGCGCATCTCCGGTCAGGCGCGGGACTTCTGTCTCCTGGTGACCCGACGGAGACATCGCGACGACCTCGTGCTCACCGCGAGTGGCGACGAAGCCGAGCATTGGCTGGACATCGCGCAGGCCTATCGCGGCCCGGCGGGGGAAGGGCGCGAACCGGGCCAGCACGGCCCAGGGCGTCGCCCGAACCGGAAGGCATGA
- a CDS encoding bifunctional glycosyltransferase family 2/GtrA family protein — MAEAGDAAAAVDFRAEAGRRPVIVSTGGLILDVAIPVCNEETDLEPCVRGLRAHLVEQFPYPFRITIADNGSTDGTLRIAERLSREFDDVEVRHLEEKGKGRALHAVWSASDAPVLAYMDVDLSTDLAAFGPLVAPLLSGHSDLAIGSRLAHGARVVRGPKREFISRCYNLLLRGTLAARFSDAQCGFKAIRADVAERLLPHIHDTGWFFDTELLVLAQKARLRIHEVPVDWIDDPHSSVDIIATATADLKGIARLTKATLTGRVPISGLREQLGRAPIQVRAPGVAPSLVRQLVRFAAVGVASTIAYLVLFLLLRTVTGAQPANLVALLVTAIGNTALNRRLTFGIRGRKGAGRHQFQGLVVFGLGLALTSGALALVHSMSATGLPLEITALVLANLAATVLRFLLLRGWVFRSRRRRSTERES, encoded by the coding sequence ATGGCCGAGGCCGGTGACGCGGCAGCCGCGGTCGACTTCCGGGCCGAAGCCGGTCGCCGTCCCGTCATCGTCTCCACCGGCGGCCTGATCCTCGACGTCGCCATCCCGGTCTGCAACGAGGAAACCGACCTCGAGCCGTGCGTCCGCGGGCTGCGCGCCCACCTCGTGGAGCAGTTCCCGTACCCGTTCCGGATCACGATCGCCGACAACGGCAGTACCGACGGCACCCTGCGGATCGCCGAACGGCTGAGCCGTGAATTCGACGACGTCGAAGTCCGCCACCTCGAAGAAAAAGGAAAGGGCCGCGCGCTGCACGCCGTCTGGTCCGCTTCGGACGCTCCGGTGCTGGCCTACATGGACGTCGACCTCTCGACCGATCTGGCCGCGTTCGGGCCGCTCGTGGCGCCCTTGCTGTCCGGGCACTCCGACCTCGCCATCGGCAGCAGGCTCGCCCACGGCGCGCGGGTGGTGCGCGGACCGAAACGGGAGTTCATCTCCCGTTGCTACAACCTCCTCTTGCGCGGCACACTGGCCGCCAGGTTCAGCGACGCGCAATGCGGCTTCAAGGCCATCCGCGCCGACGTCGCCGAGCGGCTGCTCCCGCACATCCACGACACCGGCTGGTTCTTCGACACCGAATTGCTCGTGCTGGCGCAAAAGGCCCGGCTGCGGATCCACGAGGTCCCGGTCGACTGGATCGACGACCCCCACTCGTCGGTGGACATCATCGCCACCGCCACCGCCGACCTCAAAGGCATCGCACGCCTGACCAAGGCGACGCTGACCGGTCGGGTACCGATCAGCGGCCTGCGCGAACAGCTCGGCCGCGCACCCATCCAGGTCCGGGCGCCGGGCGTGGCACCGAGCCTGGTGCGGCAACTGGTGCGGTTCGCCGCCGTCGGTGTCGCCAGCACCATCGCCTACCTCGTGCTTTTCCTGCTACTGCGGACGGTCACCGGCGCCCAGCCGGCGAACCTCGTCGCACTGCTGGTGACGGCGATCGGGAACACCGCGCTCAACCGGCGCCTGACCTTCGGCATCCGCGGCCGGAAAGGCGCCGGGCGGCACCAGTTCCAAGGCCTCGTCGTGTTCGGCCTCGGGCTCGCGCTCACCAGTGGCGCGCTCGCCCTCGTGCATTCGATGTCGGCCACGGGGCTGCCGCTCGAGATCACCGCACTGGTGCTCGCGAACCTCGCGGCCACCGTCCTGCGCTTCCTGCTGCTGCGCGGCTGGGTGTTCCGCTCCCGTCGCCGACGCTCCACCGAGCGGGAGAGCTGA